The Mya arenaria isolate MELC-2E11 chromosome 15, ASM2691426v1 genomic sequence TACGCTACAAAATATCAACAACGCCATAGGAACGATGTTTTTGGATTAGTTGTTCTTAGAAGAAAGTGAATGTacctaaatattaaaattcattaaaaaaatgatgtaatgCATACAAATGAATCAATTTGATACGTTTTTTGTTGGCTTAGTTTACGTATTTTTTGCACTCAGTTCAAGTACTGTAAAGTATTGTAAATGTGTACTTGTTTTTTCGTCATGAACGTGAAAATAAAAGCGGAGATGAACCGTAATATAACTATCGTTCGGACCAATTTATGCGCTTTTGAATACGCACGCTGTTTTTTTATAGGTGTTTATGACAATAAAGTATATGACGCTGTCCTAGTGTACCTTATGGCAATAAAGTATATGACGCTGTCCTAGTATACCTTTTTCAGTATCTCGGCGTATGGGTACAGCAACATTTACTTGTGCTCCCAGATGAgtgtttttatgtattaaagcaaatggaatttattatttactttgaacgatcaaaatgtgttttcttaAATCATTCTACATTTATGATAAAGTTAAAGCTCTGTTATCTGTATTGTGGGGTTTGTTGACTTGTCAACAATCGTCTGACGTCCATTCTGTGCACCGTTTTCCATATGTTTCTGTTCATTGTTACACTTCGTCCTACTCCTATTTTCCATTACTCGGTATTTCTTCTCTGAGCGTCCAGGTTTCAAACACAATAGACGTCTGATCTCTTTACGGAAATTTTGTGACCAAATCAAAAGGTTAACTATGTTAAGGCATGAACTAAGATAAGATATTATTTGAAAGACCTGTTGGAGAACTCGGTCTGATAACGTGTATGGTCTTTGAGCACCGTTCAGCTCAGTAAGAATCAGGTGTCTCAGTTTATTGGCGTGGGAAGGACCACTTAAAATGACAAATGTGAGCGAAATGGCAAGGAGAACTCTTGTTATCCTAACAAGGCATTTTTGTTTCTTCGATTGACGTTGCAATATTAAATAGTCACTACCATTATTCTTTGGGGGTGCCAAGGAAATTTTTGAGAGAATAGCAACACTTAGAACAGAAATGATTATAATCGGAAGAATCATTGTGGTTATCGTATCCCAGAACGTATAGATTATGTTAAGCTGTGCGTATTTGTTAACTTCAGTACAGATTGTGTAGTTTTCGAATACTTCCATTACACTTGTTGTCCAGAGTTGTCCGCTATAAAGTATCACAGAAAACATAATCAGGATTCCAATCACAACTTTAGCACGAAAGACCGTGCAGTAAATGACCGCCTTGGATAAATGGAAAGTGACGATGTAAGTTTCCACTGTTATACACACAATCAGCCAAACAGACAggaaactgaaaataaaaagaaataaatatataaattttaattgaacAGCAGATGGAATCTAGTAATTGTCTAAACATACATCATATTGTACTTCATTTGTTATGGCAACatagtttttaaattatcaatattcttttacACAATAACCTTAAGgttaatcgtgttatcagcggACGAAGGTGAAATGCAATAATGTTCAAGTGCAAATTTCAATGCCCGACACAGCTCTTAGTGCTACTTGGAACAATCTTGGAGATGAGTACGCAATTCTATTCATCCATGTACGAtttaaattttgagaaattgtgatttttactgattttatttgcatgaaacATACGTTAAAAGATATGGAGTTATGCCAAAACGTAGCAAGCGAAATAAGAATAGAAGGTTTGGGTACCAACTTGTATTAACCCGAtgaacatgtacacatataactGAAGAAAAGTGTCCACGCTAAAATGATTATCGTTTCTACCCCGTTCCATCAGTTTGTTAGATAGAGCAATGACATGAACCTATAATCAGTAAAAACTAAAATTGCATTATCCATGTCAAAGGACATGCATACGATGTTTTGAATTCTGTTGCATGTGATGGTATGAGTTAAGTTATCTCTCACAGCTAATAAAAAGACCCTAAGTAAAATATATGGCCGACTTTGACATCGCCGTTTAATACAAAAGAAAtcttaaattttcatttacaatatcGGTTTTGTTTAACCTTGTTTGTATATTGCAATGTCTGTAAAGAAGGTAATGTTAACTAATGCTAAGTAACTCTCGTTGAACGATATTTCATGAGCAAATGGTATTGTGTTAGTAGGGAAACCAGACTGTCCGGAGAGAACTCACTTGTCCAGCGAGGTGACCACCAACTACACACTTTGAATCAAACCCGGGACGTTTTGGTGAGAAAATAAATCTGCATACAAGTACGCCAAAACATGTCAAAGCAGGCCGTTTCTGGCGGAAACTATTTAACGCACTTAATCCATTTGTTAACTTCGTTACACAATGCAAGtatatgaaatgttaaaaaacatatttacccGAAAAATAAAAGGTAACATATTTTACCAGGAATGTTTCTCAAGTCAGTTTTCCCACAAACTTAAACGTAAGACATTTTAGGGATTATATAATAAGGAAGCTCCAGGGTGGTAATACCGACCCTCGTCAGTTGCTTTTTAATCGAaaaagggcataactcaacagtaATATAAGCCAAAGATTTGGgcttttttaaacttgtacGTAATATCCATATGGCATTTAAGCTAAGGCAAAACGTGTTGCTCCCCATTGGTATTGACAACAACGGCATCAAGGTTATAACAACTATTCAACTGTTTCACCGAAAACCAGTCTGCTAATGGATACAACAGTGCCTGCGAAACTTAGCTgttataattgtattgttttggtCTTACCTGAATATATAGCCAAGATAGACGATAGCCTGACAAAAGCCCTGCATATGAATTATGGGGATGTGAACAATCTCAAGCCATTGGAAGAGAAGCAACACGTTGAAACCAAAACTACTCCCGGAGAgtgctgaaaaaaataatatttaaagcaaTGCACACTACATGTTTACATGAGACAAAAACAGCAGccatacacacactgttttCTTGACTaatgttaaaatgatgaaaGGATCAGTGGCCGATGCCAAACCGGTAATCACAACAGACACCTCAAATGCCACGGACAAAAGAAATATAAGGCATCACACAGACATTCAATAAGAAACACgcacaacaacaaacaaccaACAACGGACACACAAATCAACCAACAAGAGGCAACCAAACACAGCACACATATAACCAAGAAAAGACACACAAGACAGCCAACAAGAAAAACACATGACAACGAACAAGAAAAgcacaagacaacacaaacgGCAACTAACCCAAAAGAGACAAACAAGTCAAAACACAGACAACCAACAAGAGAATCACAAGATAACAAACAACCaacaatatatgtaaaacattcatatcctttttcaattaatattggGGAACATGAAAGTGCAAAAATAATTGAACAGAGAATTGCAGTGAAAAAGCTTATACGAACGCAGAGTCATGAATGTATGTTTGCATCGACTGTACTGAATGTAAATCGTACATACAAGAACAAACCAAAACAAATGATTATGTTTTCACAGCTTGATGTCCATGTAGTTTCAGCTGAATTGTATTAATATAGtacaatatgtgtttgtctCGCATAAAAACGTTCCACATGCAAAGCGAGAAAGCAAAAAGAATGGTGATGAAAAGTACAAAAGCATCAGAGGAACATTTTTTGTAACACAACAGTCTGCCAGTTAttcataaagaaaaaatattaaatgcatttaaaaaaggCTGTGACTGTTAGTGTTGGGTGACGCACACGCatggtggttgttgttgttcattttCGTTAGTTTTGCtatatttacacatgtatagTCGAATTTTAACCCGTTAGTTGTGTCCACTGTAAGATTCTTTAATATGagaccgtctccgtggccttgtggttaaggcgtccgcctacggagcgggaggtcgaaggttcgagtctcacaaggggcttgttctgacatggccggttgccgacccagcagctagttaaatcgaggggtaccgattgccttcctgccaggcgcctggcattTAGGATAAGGAATCGGGGTAAAGATGTTCACGAATGTTGGTGTCTCATAAGCCCAACGGGCTGGCCCTTAACTTAGAAgggtgacactataataaacaaacactttactttaCTTTTGTACTTTTAGTTTTGCcatatttacacatgtatagTTTGATCATACCACTGAGGTGTGAACTTTTCGGACAAGTCCATTGTTGGTGTCCCTGAATATGTCATGTGTCATTTTACAGGTACCTTTTCAGAGCTATGTACCTAATagtatttagtttaaacatattttattcatcagctTACACACTTTACATAGatacaaacagaaaaaaacatgtacaatctaGAGAAAAAGAttagaacgaaagataaatatatctttaaaaaaatccccAAAATGTGATAGTATTTAGCAAGTTATGAAACAGCTGAACGCACATGATACTTTTGTACGACGAATAGTTCAGTAGGAGACGTGAAGGGTTTTAATAAGGAAGAGTGCgcttcaatatttcaatttattttatgaaaattgtttttgttttatttaaaatatatcttctacttttcattgttatttatttttctttgttgaTATATTAATACAACAATGTATTTCATAGAATTTAgaattaaatttcttaaaagcATATCTTTGGAACCTTTGATCAAAACTAACTCTAGATTTGCACGACTTTAACAGATGTTTTGTGAGatgcctacatgtatatataaaactgaGATACTAACAGATGGAGAAAGAACTGagcttattaaaataaaatcactgaTTAATTCAGGCTATACTCCTATGGTACCCCAAGTATGAATTTAAGCCTAAAACGGgaaatgtatcttaatattgaaatagaatataattttaaagcCTAATTAATGCCCTGTACTTTAACGCCGAGATTAAAGGGAGGCCGGTCGCTATATGCATGTCACCTTGGTTATGTTACATTTCCTATCCTTAAGGTCGGCTCAAAGCCTTTGTAGATGTTATGCATAAACGTGTCTTCACCATATCACTAGTAATGCTATTTGCAAATGGCAATATACTACTTgccaatttaaaataaataaacccttaaagctgcattctcacagattgaacgtttcgacaactattttttattttttgccttggaaagagccattttttgcgaaagtCCATGTAAACCAgctatataagactgctgacaaaaattagatcgcagttcaaaaattgattttttatgcatttttcttaaaccgttagccataaaacattaattttcgaacggaaatatgaaaatctgcgatctgatcttttttcagcaatctatatcattggtttgcaaatatttgcgcaaaaatttgttctttccaagacaaaaaataaaaaaaagttgtaaaaatggtatatctgtgagagtgcagctttaagaaataaGAACAGCAGACTTACCAGCAAGGTATAAGTTTGACGAGATTTTCCTCATTCCTTTTGACAGGAACACACAGAAGGATAAGAAATTGCCAAGAAGCCCCGCGGTAAATATGACGGGTTGGAGGTATATGGTGATGTACTTGGCAAACAAGAAAAGAGATGGCGAAATATGATCACTCTCGTAGTTTCCACCATCAGCTGCATCAGCGGTAATATTGTCCACGTTTGACATATTCGCTATATCTGTTATCACTGGAAAATATAGTCCCACAGAACTATTTTATACAGAATTGTGACGTATAGTGTCGTCAGTGataatttctgaaaaacaaTAATCACAGTTTTGAAACGCTCTGTAGTCATAAAATGCATTCATATAATACGTAACACAGTGACCACCTGACTCATTGCCAGTAtaccattatataaaaaacatttacatgttaagaTAGTATTAGTTGATTCTCGCCAATAAGTTTGTCCGGTTTTTGTGTTTAAGGAATTAAACATTACTAATTTTATATAGTTTCATTTGTCACATGGCATGTTActgtgtgtgtgtatttgtttgtatgaaaGTGAGCTCGTAAtggcaaaataaatattatgtaagCTATGAAAATATTGCATGGAAAATCTTCAAATGGCATTGGTAAAACGCACTTTGGTATTCTTGCCGACCATAAGTTCCCATCCACAGAAGACTTAATCATtctaatatgaactaaggcgctgcctctacgggcttgaagtgttattgccggaatcgtagttctttttatgaaacacgTGTTCTACAATACATCGCGGCCGGCATATTTGGCCTCTCTGGCCATCAAGAACAACTAActgttttatatagacaagtcgaaaaaaaattcagtacatgttctttaaagttaagcacagagccttaatttatgaatattcatatggcaAGGACGAAGAGGCTATTTTGAAAATGCTTTtcagctgtataattattttgatatcgggTCAAAATACTGAATACACCAGTTAccagaaaagcattttttttgaaGAAGTAAAAGATACAGACCATTATTTGTCCATGATTTAATGAATACTAGTATGATAATACAGGCATATCTCTATTGTTCGCCATCTTCCTACCCACATACTTTGCATGATCTCTCAGTATTTTGATTAGTAATCAAGACCATAGTGAAAGAAATCGGCTAAGTAGTGTGAAGGAAATCGTTCCTATTACTAGATGTAAATCCTTATAAATATTGGTC encodes the following:
- the LOC128220032 gene encoding somatostatin receptor type 4-like, whose protein sequence is MSNVDNITADAADGGNYESDHISPSLFLFAKYITIYLQPVIFTAGLLGNFLSFCVFLSKGMRKISSNLYLAALSGSSFGFNVLLLFQWLEIVHIPIIHMQGFCQAIVYLGYIFSFLSVWLIVCITVETYIVTFHLSKAVIYCTVFRAKVVIGILIMFSVILYSGQLWTTSVMEVFENYTICTEVNKYAQLNIIYTFWDTITTMILPIIIISVLSVAILSKISLAPPKNNGSDYLILQRQSKKQKCLVRITRVLLAISLTFVILSGPSHANKLRHLILTELNGAQRPYTLSDRVLQQVFQIISYLSSCLNIVNLLIWSQNFRKEIRRLLCLKPGRSEKKYRVMENRSRTKCNNEQKHMENGAQNGRQTIVDKSTNPTIQITEL